A genomic region of Stenotrophomonas sp. NA06056 contains the following coding sequences:
- the fusA gene encoding elongation factor G, which yields MARSTPIERYRNFGIMAHIDAGKTTTSERILFYTGKSHKIGEVHDGAATMDWMEQEQERGITIQSAATTAFWKGMDKSLPEHRFNIIDTPGHVDFTIEVERSLRVLDGAVFVLCAVGGVQPQSETVWRQANRYKVPRIAFVNKMDRTGANFSKVVGQLKAKLGAKAVPMQLPIGAEEGFKGVVDLLKMKAIHWDEASQGMKFEYSDVPAELLAEATEARTFMIEAAAEASEELMDKYLGGDELSEAEIIEALRVRTLATDIVPMYCGSAFKNKGVQAMLDGVIQLLPSPIDVPDVTGTDVDDETKEMSRKSDDKAPFSALAFKIITDPFVGALTFFRVYSGTLNAGDQLLNSVKGKKERIGRILQMHSNNREEIKEVLAGDIAAAVGLKDTTTGDTLCSMDQPIILERMVFPEPVISMAVEPKTKSDQEKMGLALGRLAQEDPSFRVKTDEESGQTIISGMGELHLDIIVDRMKREFNVEANVGKPQVAYRETITMSDVKSDYKHAKQSGGKGQYGHVVIELSPITEADRADPKIAAGIKDDFLFINDITGGVIPKEFIPSIEKGLRETITSGPLAGFPVVDVKVKLVFGSYHDVDSSEMAFKLASSMAFKEGFRKAKPVLLEPIMKVEIVTPEDYQGDVMGDVSRRRGVLQGSDTTGDGSASIINAMIPLGEMFGYATSLRSQTQGRATFTMEFDHYEPAPNNIADEVMKKA from the coding sequence GTGGCCCGTTCCACTCCCATCGAGCGTTACCGCAATTTCGGCATCATGGCCCACATCGATGCCGGCAAGACCACCACGTCCGAGCGCATCCTGTTCTACACCGGCAAGAGCCACAAGATCGGTGAAGTGCATGACGGCGCCGCCACCATGGACTGGATGGAGCAGGAGCAGGAGCGTGGCATCACGATCCAGTCCGCTGCGACCACCGCGTTCTGGAAGGGCATGGACAAGTCCCTGCCGGAGCACCGCTTCAACATCATCGACACCCCCGGGCACGTCGACTTCACCATCGAAGTGGAGCGCTCGCTGCGCGTGCTCGACGGTGCCGTCTTCGTGCTGTGCGCCGTCGGTGGCGTGCAGCCGCAGTCGGAAACCGTGTGGCGCCAGGCCAACCGTTACAAGGTCCCGCGCATCGCGTTCGTCAACAAGATGGACCGTACCGGTGCCAACTTCAGCAAGGTCGTTGGCCAGCTGAAGGCGAAGCTGGGTGCCAAGGCCGTTCCGATGCAGCTGCCGATCGGCGCTGAGGAAGGCTTCAAGGGCGTCGTCGATCTGCTGAAGATGAAGGCCATCCACTGGGATGAGGCCTCGCAGGGCATGAAGTTCGAGTACAGCGATGTGCCGGCCGAACTGCTGGCTGAAGCGACCGAAGCCCGTACCTTCATGATCGAAGCGGCTGCCGAAGCCAGCGAAGAGCTGATGGACAAGTACCTGGGCGGCGATGAGCTGTCCGAGGCCGAGATCATCGAAGCCCTGCGCGTGCGCACCCTGGCCACTGACATCGTGCCGATGTACTGCGGCTCGGCGTTCAAGAACAAGGGCGTGCAGGCCATGCTGGACGGCGTGATCCAGCTGCTGCCGTCGCCGATCGACGTGCCGGACGTGACCGGTACCGACGTTGACGATGAGACCAAGGAAATGAGCCGCAAGTCGGACGACAAGGCTCCGTTCTCGGCCCTGGCCTTCAAGATCATCACCGATCCGTTCGTCGGCGCGCTGACCTTCTTCCGTGTCTACTCGGGCACGTTGAACGCAGGCGATCAGCTGTTGAACTCGGTGAAGGGCAAGAAGGAGCGCATCGGCCGTATCCTGCAGATGCACTCCAACAACCGTGAAGAAATCAAGGAAGTGCTGGCAGGCGACATCGCCGCTGCCGTGGGCCTGAAGGACACCACCACCGGTGACACCCTGTGCTCCATGGATCAGCCGATCATCCTCGAGCGCATGGTGTTCCCGGAGCCGGTCATCTCGATGGCTGTCGAGCCGAAGACCAAGTCCGACCAGGAAAAGATGGGTCTGGCACTGGGTCGTCTGGCCCAGGAAGATCCGTCGTTCCGCGTCAAGACCGACGAAGAGTCCGGCCAGACCATCATCTCGGGCATGGGCGAGCTGCACCTGGACATCATCGTTGACCGCATGAAGCGCGAGTTCAACGTTGAAGCCAACGTCGGCAAGCCGCAGGTGGCTTACCGCGAAACGATCACCATGTCGGACGTGAAGTCGGACTACAAGCACGCCAAGCAGTCCGGTGGTAAGGGTCAGTACGGTCACGTCGTGATCGAGCTGTCGCCGATCACCGAGGCCGATCGTGCAGATCCGAAGATCGCCGCTGGCATCAAGGACGACTTCCTGTTCATCAACGACATCACCGGTGGCGTGATTCCGAAGGAATTCATTCCGTCGATCGAAAAGGGCCTGCGTGAAACCATCACCAGCGGTCCGCTGGCTGGCTTCCCGGTCGTGGACGTCAAGGTGAAGCTGGTGTTCGGCTCGTACCACGACGTCGACTCCTCGGAAATGGCGTTCAAGCTCGCTTCCTCGATGGCCTTCAAGGAAGGCTTCCGCAAGGCCAAGCCGGTCCTGCTGGAGCCGATCATGAAGGTCGAGATCGTGACCCCGGAGGATTACCAGGGTGACGTGATGGGCGACGTGAGCCGTCGTCGCGGCGTTCTGCAGGGTTCTGATACCACTGGTGACGGTTCGGCCAGCATCATCAACGCGATGATCCCGCTGGGCGAAATGTTTGGCTACGCGACCTCGCTGCGTTCGCAGACCCAGGGGCGCGCCACCTTCACGATGGAATTTGACCACTACGAGCCGGCGCCGAACAACATCGCCGACGAAGTCATGAAGAAGGCCTGA
- the rpsG gene encoding 30S ribosomal protein S7, with amino-acid sequence MSRKGNTPQRAVLPDPKHGSETIARFINMVMLSGKKSVAEKIVYGAMDVIGEKNPNSVELVQKALENVAPSVEVKSRRVGGATYQVPVEVRASRKMALAMRWLIDSARKRGENTMPKKLAAELIDASENRGGAIKKREETHRMAEANKAFAHYRW; translated from the coding sequence ATGTCTCGTAAAGGTAATACGCCGCAGCGCGCAGTCCTGCCGGATCCGAAGCACGGAAGCGAAACCATCGCCCGTTTCATCAACATGGTGATGCTGAGCGGCAAGAAGTCGGTCGCTGAAAAGATCGTCTATGGCGCCATGGACGTGATCGGTGAGAAGAACCCGAATTCCGTCGAGCTGGTTCAGAAGGCTCTGGAAAACGTGGCTCCGTCGGTCGAAGTCAAGTCCCGCCGTGTTGGTGGTGCCACCTATCAGGTGCCGGTCGAAGTGCGCGCCTCGCGCAAGATGGCTCTGGCCATGCGTTGGCTGATCGACTCCGCGCGCAAGCGTGGTGAGAACACCATGCCGAAGAAGCTGGCTGCTGAACTGATCGACGCCTCGGAAAACCGTGGCGGCGCCATCAAGAAGCGCGAAGAAACCCACCGCATGGCCGAAGCCAACAAGGCCTTCGCCCACTACCGCTGGTGA
- the rpsL gene encoding 30S ribosomal protein S12: MATINQLVRKPRQATTYKSASPALEKCPQRRGVCTRVYTTTPKKPNSALRKVAKVRLTNQEEVISYIGGEGHNLQEHSVVLIRGGRVKDLPGVRYHTVRGSLDASGVAKRRQGRSKYGAKRPKS, encoded by the coding sequence ATGGCGACGATCAATCAGCTTGTCCGCAAGCCGCGGCAGGCAACCACTTATAAGAGCGCCTCGCCGGCTCTCGAAAAGTGCCCCCAGCGCCGTGGCGTCTGCACGCGCGTTTACACCACTACTCCGAAGAAGCCGAACTCGGCGCTTCGCAAGGTTGCCAAGGTTCGCCTGACCAACCAGGAAGAAGTGATTTCCTACATCGGCGGTGAAGGTCACAACCTGCAGGAGCACTCCGTGGTCCTGATCCGTGGCGGTCGCGTCAAGGATCTGCCGGGTGTGCGTTACCACACCGTTCGTGGTTCGCTCGACGCCTCCGGCGTTGCCAAGCGTCGCCAGGGCCGTTCCAAGTACGGCGCCAAGCGTCCGAAGAGCTAA
- the rpoC gene encoding DNA-directed RNA polymerase subunit beta' yields the protein MKDLLNLFNQQRQTLDFDAIKIALASPDLIRSWSFGEVKKPETINYRTFKPERDGLFCAAIFGPVKDYECLCGKYKRMKHRGVVCEKCGTEVTLAKVRRERMGHIDLASPVAHIWFLKSLPSRIGLMLDMTLRDIERVLYFEAYVVTEPGLTALERRQLLTEEQYLQARQEHGDDFDAAMGAEAVYELLRTIDLQSEMTRLREEIASTGSETKLKRLTKRIKLIEAFLESGNRPEWMVMTVLPVLPPDLRPLVPLDGGRFATSDLNDLYRRVINRNNRLRRLLELSAPDIIVRNEKRMLQESVDALLDNGRRGRAITGTNKRPLKSLADMIKGKQGRFRQNLLGKRVDYSGRSVIVVGPYLRLHQCGLPKKMALELFKPFVFAKLQRRGLATTIKAAKKLVEREEAEVWDILEEVIREHPVMLNRAPTLHRLGIQAFEPVLIEGKAIQLHPLVCTAFNADFDGDQMAVHVPLSLEAQLEARALMMSTNNILSPANGEPIIVPSQDVVLGLYYMTRSLENKKGEGMAFANIAEVKRAYDNRVVELHARVKVRITEVVTDEEGNKQSKTSIVDTTIGRALLAEILPEGLPFALANTELTKKNISRLINSSYRQLGLKDTVVFADKLMYTGFAYATRAGVSIGIDDMLIPDEKKGILTEAEAEVLEIQEQYQSGLVTAGERYNKVVDIWSRTNERIAKAMMDTIGTEKVVNAKGETIDQKSMNSLYIMADSGARGSQAQIRQLAGMRGLMARPDGSIIETPIKANFREGLNVQEYFNSTHGARKGLADTALKTANSGYLTRRLVDVAQDVVITEVDCGTTEGLIMTPIVEGGDVVEPLKDRVLGRVVAEDVFLPGNDEDPIVTRNTLLDEAWVAKLEEASVQTIKVRSTISCESAFGVCSRCYGRDLARGHLVNIGEAVGVIAAQSIGEPGTQLTMRTFHIGGAASRAAAVDNITVKTTGSVKFSNLKSVAHANGSLVAVSRSGEMSVLDAHGRERERYKLPYGATITSKDGDAVKAGQTVANWDPHNHPIVSEVAGFIRFIDFVDGITVIEKTDELTGLASREITDPKRRGAQAKDLRPIVRIVDGKGNDLSIPGTDLPAQYLLPPRSIVNLQDGAAVGVGDVVAKIPQEASKTRDITGGLPRVADLFEARKPKDPAVLAERSGIISFGKDTKGKQRLIIKDTDGSEHEELIPKYRQVIVFEGEHVTKGETIVDGEPSPQDILRLLGVEPLAAYLVKEIQDVYRLQGVKINDKHIEVITRQMLRKVEITDQGSSKFLNGEQVERQRVIEENARLTTRNELIARFDPVLLGITKASLATESFISAASFQETTRVLTEAAVRGTKDNLRGLKENVIVGRLIPAGTGLSYHANRRRNASGLTDSEMQTLAGTPAAAAPVVAAPEVVVESTDAEQAED from the coding sequence ATGAAAGACCTGCTCAACCTCTTCAACCAGCAGCGCCAGACGCTGGACTTCGACGCGATCAAGATCGCGCTGGCTTCGCCGGACCTGATCCGTTCGTGGTCCTTCGGCGAAGTGAAGAAGCCGGAAACCATCAACTACCGTACCTTCAAGCCGGAACGCGACGGCCTGTTCTGCGCCGCCATCTTCGGACCGGTCAAGGACTACGAGTGCCTGTGCGGCAAGTACAAGCGCATGAAGCACCGCGGCGTGGTCTGCGAGAAGTGCGGCACCGAAGTGACCCTGGCCAAGGTGCGCCGCGAGCGCATGGGCCACATCGACCTGGCTTCGCCGGTCGCGCACATCTGGTTCCTGAAGTCGCTGCCGTCGCGCATCGGCCTGATGCTGGACATGACCCTGCGCGATATCGAGCGCGTGCTGTACTTCGAAGCCTACGTGGTGACCGAGCCGGGCCTGACCGCCCTGGAGCGCCGCCAGCTGCTGACCGAAGAACAGTACCTGCAGGCCCGCCAGGAGCACGGTGACGACTTCGACGCCGCCATGGGCGCCGAGGCTGTGTACGAGCTGCTGCGCACCATCGACCTGCAGTCGGAAATGACCCGCCTGCGCGAAGAAATCGCCAGCACCGGTTCGGAAACCAAGCTGAAGCGCCTCACCAAGCGCATCAAGCTGATCGAAGCCTTCCTGGAATCGGGCAACCGTCCGGAGTGGATGGTCATGACCGTGCTGCCGGTGCTGCCGCCGGACCTGCGTCCGCTGGTCCCGCTGGATGGTGGCCGCTTCGCGACCTCCGATCTGAACGATCTGTACCGCCGCGTCATCAACCGCAACAACCGCCTGCGTCGCCTGCTCGAGCTGAGCGCGCCGGACATCATCGTGCGCAATGAAAAGCGCATGCTGCAGGAATCGGTCGATGCGCTGCTGGACAACGGCCGTCGTGGCCGTGCCATCACCGGCACCAACAAGCGCCCGCTGAAGTCGCTGGCCGACATGATCAAGGGCAAGCAGGGTCGCTTCCGTCAGAACCTGCTGGGCAAGCGCGTGGACTACTCGGGCCGTTCGGTCATCGTGGTCGGTCCGTACCTGCGCCTGCACCAGTGCGGCCTGCCGAAGAAGATGGCGCTGGAACTGTTCAAGCCGTTCGTGTTCGCCAAGCTGCAGCGTCGTGGCCTGGCCACCACCATCAAGGCCGCCAAGAAGCTGGTCGAGCGCGAAGAAGCCGAAGTCTGGGACATCCTGGAAGAGGTCATCCGCGAGCATCCGGTGATGCTGAACCGTGCGCCGACCCTGCACCGTCTGGGCATCCAGGCCTTCGAGCCGGTCCTGATCGAAGGCAAGGCCATCCAGCTGCACCCGCTGGTCTGCACCGCGTTCAACGCCGACTTCGACGGTGACCAGATGGCCGTCCACGTGCCGCTCTCGCTGGAAGCCCAGCTGGAAGCGCGTGCGCTGATGATGTCCACCAACAACATCCTGTCGCCGGCCAACGGCGAGCCGATCATCGTGCCGTCGCAGGACGTCGTGCTGGGTCTGTACTACATGACCCGCTCGCTGGAAAACAAGAAGGGCGAGGGCATGGCCTTCGCCAACATCGCCGAAGTCAAGCGCGCCTACGACAACCGCGTGGTGGAACTGCACGCACGCGTCAAGGTCCGCATCACCGAGGTGGTGACCGACGAGGAAGGCAACAAGCAGAGCAAGACCTCGATCGTGGATACCACCATCGGTCGCGCCCTGCTGGCTGAAATCCTGCCGGAAGGCCTGCCGTTCGCGCTGGCCAACACCGAGCTGACCAAGAAGAACATCAGCCGCCTGATCAACTCCAGCTACCGTCAGCTGGGTCTGAAGGACACGGTCGTGTTCGCCGACAAGCTGATGTACACCGGCTTCGCCTATGCGACCCGTGCCGGCGTCTCGATCGGCATCGACGACATGCTGATTCCGGACGAGAAGAAGGGCATCCTCACCGAGGCTGAAGCCGAAGTGCTGGAAATCCAGGAGCAGTACCAGTCGGGTCTGGTCACCGCCGGCGAGCGCTACAACAAGGTGGTCGACATCTGGTCGCGCACCAATGAGCGCATCGCCAAGGCGATGATGGACACCATCGGTACCGAGAAGGTCGTCAATGCCAAGGGCGAGACCATCGACCAGAAGTCGATGAACTCCCTGTACATCATGGCCGACTCCGGTGCGCGTGGTAGCCAGGCGCAGATCCGTCAGCTGGCCGGCATGCGTGGCCTGATGGCCCGTCCCGATGGCTCGATCATCGAGACGCCCATCAAGGCGAACTTCCGCGAAGGCCTGAACGTGCAGGAGTACTTCAACTCCACCCACGGTGCCCGTAAGGGTCTGGCCGATACCGCGCTGAAGACCGCGAACTCGGGTTACCTGACCCGTCGTCTGGTCGACGTCGCACAGGACGTGGTGATCACCGAGGTGGATTGCGGTACCACCGAAGGCCTGATCATGACTCCGATCGTTGAAGGCGGCGACGTGGTCGAGCCGTTGAAGGATCGCGTGCTGGGTCGCGTGGTTGCCGAGGACGTGTTCCTGCCGGGTAACGACGAAGATCCGATCGTCACCCGCAACACCCTGCTCGACGAAGCCTGGGTCGCCAAGCTTGAAGAGGCCAGCGTGCAGACCATCAAGGTCCGCTCGACGATCTCCTGCGAATCGGCCTTCGGCGTCTGCAGTCGCTGCTACGGCCGCGATCTGGCCCGCGGCCACCTGGTCAATATCGGTGAAGCGGTCGGCGTCATCGCCGCCCAGTCCATCGGTGAGCCCGGTACCCAGCTGACGATGCGTACGTTCCACATCGGTGGTGCGGCATCGCGAGCTGCTGCGGTCGACAACATCACGGTCAAGACCACCGGCTCGGTCAAGTTCAGCAACCTCAAGTCGGTGGCCCATGCCAACGGCTCGCTGGTCGCAGTGTCGCGCTCGGGCGAAATGTCCGTGCTCGATGCGCACGGCCGTGAGCGTGAGCGTTACAAGCTGCCGTACGGTGCGACCATCACCTCCAAGGACGGTGATGCGGTCAAGGCTGGCCAGACCGTGGCCAACTGGGATCCGCATAACCACCCGATCGTTTCGGAAGTGGCTGGTTTCATCCGCTTCATCGACTTCGTCGACGGCATCACCGTCATCGAGAAGACTGATGAGCTGACCGGCCTGGCGTCGCGCGAAATCACCGACCCGAAGCGCCGCGGCGCCCAGGCGAAGGATCTGCGTCCGATCGTCCGCATCGTCGATGGCAAGGGCAACGACCTGTCGATTCCGGGCACCGACCTGCCGGCGCAGTACCTGCTGCCGCCGCGCTCGATCGTCAACCTGCAGGACGGCGCCGCCGTCGGCGTGGGTGACGTGGTTGCCAAGATTCCGCAGGAAGCGTCCAAGACCCGCGACATCACCGGTGGTCTGCCGCGCGTGGCCGATCTGTTCGAAGCGCGCAAGCCGAAGGATCCGGCGGTGCTGGCCGAGCGTTCGGGCATCATCAGCTTCGGCAAGGACACCAAGGGCAAGCAGCGCCTGATCATCAAGGACACCGATGGTTCGGAACACGAAGAGCTGATTCCGAAGTACCGTCAGGTCATCGTGTTCGAAGGTGAGCACGTGACGAAGGGCGAAACCATCGTCGACGGCGAGCCGAGCCCGCAGGACATCCTGCGTCTGCTGGGTGTCGAGCCGCTGGCGGCTTACCTGGTCAAGGAAATCCAGGACGTGTACCGCCTGCAGGGCGTGAAGATCAACGACAAGCACATCGAGGTGATCACCCGCCAGATGCTGCGCAAGGTCGAGATCACCGATCAGGGCAGCAGCAAGTTCCTGAACGGCGAACAGGTCGAGCGTCAGCGCGTCATCGAGGAAAATGCACGCCTGACCACCCGCAACGAGCTGATCGCTCGTTTCGATCCGGTCCTGCTGGGCATCACCAAGGCGTCGCTGGCAACCGAGTCGTTCATCTCGGCGGCTTCCTTCCAGGAAACCACCCGCGTGCTGACCGAGGCTGCCGTCCGCGGTACCAAGGACAACCTGCGCGGCCTGAAGGAGAACGTGATCGTCGGCCGTCTGATCCCGGCCGGTACCGGTCTGTCGTACCACGCCAACCGCCGCCGCAACGCGAGCGGGCTGACCGACTCGGAAATGCAGACCCTCGCCGGCACCCCGGCAGCTGCAGCCCCGGTCGTGGCCGCGCCGGAAGTGGTGGTGGAGTCGACCGACGCCGAGCAGGCCGAGGATTGA